One window of the Roseovarius sp. THAF9 genome contains the following:
- a CDS encoding prephenate dehydratase, which produces MTKRIAFQGEPGAYSHQACRDTYPDMDSLPCRTFEDAIEAVRTGEADLAMLPVENSTFGRVADIHHLLPDSGLHIIAEAFVRVHINLLALPGVPLEQVKRAKSHTMLLGQCRQFLAQHDIHRVTGADTAGSAREVAQAGDPEMAALASELAGEIYGLDVLAREIEDEGNNSTRFLVMSREPDHSRRGDDGMMTTFVFQVRNIPAALYKAMGGFATNGVNMTKLESYMVGGSFTATQFYADIEGHPDDPGVKRALEELDYFTSDITLLGVYPADPRRH; this is translated from the coding sequence ATGACCAAACGCATCGCCTTTCAGGGAGAGCCCGGCGCCTATTCCCACCAGGCCTGCCGCGACACCTATCCCGACATGGATAGCCTGCCCTGCCGCACGTTCGAGGACGCGATCGAGGCGGTCCGCACGGGCGAGGCGGACCTGGCCATGCTGCCGGTCGAAAACTCCACCTTCGGGCGCGTGGCCGACATTCACCACCTTCTGCCCGACTCCGGCCTGCACATCATTGCCGAGGCCTTCGTGCGCGTGCATATCAACCTGCTGGCCCTGCCCGGCGTGCCGCTGGAACAGGTCAAGCGCGCCAAAAGCCATACGATGCTTTTGGGCCAGTGCCGTCAGTTCCTGGCCCAACACGACATCCACCGCGTCACCGGCGCCGACACCGCCGGTTCTGCCCGCGAGGTCGCCCAGGCCGGCGACCCCGAGATGGCCGCGCTGGCCTCCGAACTCGCCGGAGAGATCTACGGCCTCGACGTGCTCGCCCGCGAGATCGAGGACGAGGGCAACAATTCGACCCGCTTTCTCGTCATGTCGCGCGAACCGGATCACTCCCGCCGCGGCGATGACGGCATGATGACCACCTTCGTCTTTCAGGTGCGCAACATCCCCGCCGCGCTCTACAAGGCAATGGGCGGCTTCGCCACCAACGGCGTCAACATGACCAAGCTGGAAAGCTACATGGTCGGCGGCTCCTTCACCGCGACCCAGTTCTACGCCGACATCGAGGGCCACCCCGACGACCCCGGCGTCAAGCGCGCGCTCGAGGAACTGGATTACTTCACCTCCGACATCACGCTTCTGGGCGTCTACCCCGCCGACCCGCGCCGCCACTAA
- a CDS encoding cytochrome c family protein produces the protein MFDTMTFTKIMGGLCGTFLVFLLGKWAAEEIYHVGGGGHGEEHQAAYVIETDEGEGGGEAEEEEVVTLASLYPDADVGAGERVFGKCKACHQAEDGANGVGPHLYGVVGRDIGSVGGYSSYSGALSEAGDVWTPENLYAFLENPSGWAPGTSMGYAGLKKPEDRANLIAYLDQTDGDMTEVAAGEGAEETASAEEGTEEETTEEASAEGGEEQASEEAAAEEGTEEEATEEASAEEGSEQEATEEASAEEGSEEQTTEEAAAEESSDEAGSEEQASEESSGGEGGGSEFEQLVAAADVADGEKAFRKCAACHKAEEEANGVGPHLVGVIGRDIASVEGFNYSDALAGLDGAWTADEMNAWLEDPKGYAPGNKMAYRGVRKEEERAALVKYLESTGN, from the coding sequence ATGTTTGACACAATGACCTTCACAAAGATCATGGGCGGCCTTTGCGGCACGTTCCTGGTCTTTCTTCTTGGCAAGTGGGCTGCGGAAGAAATCTATCACGTCGGTGGCGGCGGTCATGGCGAGGAACACCAGGCGGCCTATGTCATCGAGACCGATGAGGGCGAAGGCGGCGGCGAGGCCGAAGAAGAGGAGGTGGTGACGCTGGCCTCTCTTTATCCCGATGCGGACGTGGGCGCGGGCGAGCGCGTCTTCGGCAAGTGCAAGGCTTGTCACCAAGCCGAGGATGGCGCGAATGGCGTCGGTCCGCATCTTTACGGTGTGGTCGGGCGCGACATCGGCTCGGTCGGCGGCTACAGCAGCTATTCCGGTGCGCTGAGCGAAGCCGGGGACGTCTGGACGCCCGAAAATCTTTACGCATTTCTTGAAAACCCGTCGGGCTGGGCGCCGGGTACGTCAATGGGTTATGCCGGTCTGAAGAAGCCTGAGGACCGTGCCAACCTGATCGCTTATCTTGACCAGACCGATGGCGACATGACGGAAGTGGCCGCCGGGGAAGGCGCGGAAGAGACCGCGTCGGCTGAAGAAGGCACCGAGGAAGAGACCACCGAAGAGGCATCTGCCGAAGGTGGTGAAGAGCAAGCTTCCGAAGAAGCCGCGGCTGAAGAAGGAACCGAAGAAGAGGCCACCGAGGAGGCGTCCGCTGAGGAAGGCTCTGAACAAGAAGCCACCGAAGAAGCGTCTGCGGAAGAAGGTTCGGAAGAGCAAACCACCGAGGAAGCTGCGGCCGAGGAAAGTTCTGACGAGGCCGGCTCGGAAGAGCAGGCATCCGAGGAAAGTTCGGGCGGTGAAGGTGGCGGCTCGGAGTTCGAGCAATTGGTCGCCGCGGCTGACGTGGCTGATGGCGAGAAGGCGTTCCGCAAATGCGCCGCCTGCCACAAGGCCGAGGAAGAAGCCAACGGCGTGGGTCCGCACCTTGTGGGCGTAATCGGTCGCGACATTGCGTCGGTCGAGGGGTTCAACTATTCCGACGCGTTGGCAGGCCTCGATGGTGCATGGACGGCCGACGAGATGAACGCGTGGCTGGAAGATCCCAAGGGGTACGCGCCGGGCAACAAGATGGCCTATCGCGGTGTGCGCAAGGAAGAAGAGCGCGCGGCGCTGGTCAAGTACCTCGAGTCCACCGGCAACTGA
- a CDS encoding extracellular solute-binding protein codes for MTRRHSRATTRAIAVSRTRFLTAALTGLCIAALAAATALAQDEGADETIIKSHGYSYFGELKYSDDYEHFSYVNPDAPKGGEISIALAGSFDSMNPYTRNGRASALSTIMYESLLGQVLAGSGSLPGDDMNGMYGLVAHTVEYPEDKSWVIFHMRPEATFSNGTPVTAEDVAFSHNLLLDQGLKSYADAVRKRIPKVEVLDEHRVKFYFADGISRRSLIDQVGTVPIWSKAWYEETGARLDEPRLEISPGSGPYVIEEVVPNRRVVIKRNPDYWGWDLPINKGRHNFDTIRLEYFADSTAAFEAFKAGEVTYRTEADPKQWASAYDFPAANKGWVKLEAIPDGSPPQMTGIVFNTRRDVLQDKRVREAVALMFNFEWTNESLFAGFYEQQRSYSTGTPLEATGVPEGGELEFLNSLGDVVPEEVKTTEPWVPHTSDPARLTSRKNKRQALRLMQEAGYTVGDDGKMRGEDGKVLRLDFLLNASGQPTEKAVAENFVSNLQDLGINARLEAVDSAQFTKRERDHDYDLVFDGYPALMGTGTGLAQRFGTEAADGLFNPAGLRSEMVDRIIEESLMTESQEEEDMTIRALDRALRHEFVVIPDGYAPDHWVAYWDQYAHPEEIPPYLLGTLDFWWYDAEKAEKLREAGAL; via the coding sequence ATGACCCGACGCCACAGCCGGGCCACGACCCGGGCGATCGCCGTTTCCCGCACCCGTTTCCTGACCGCCGCCCTGACCGGGCTTTGCATCGCGGCGCTGGCTGCGGCGACCGCGCTGGCGCAGGACGAGGGTGCGGACGAGACCATCATCAAGAGCCATGGCTATTCCTATTTCGGAGAGTTGAAGTATTCCGATGATTACGAACATTTCAGCTATGTGAACCCCGACGCACCCAAGGGCGGCGAGATTTCCATCGCGTTGGCGGGCAGCTTTGACTCGATGAACCCCTACACCCGTAATGGCCGCGCCTCGGCCCTGTCGACAATCATGTACGAAAGCCTTTTGGGCCAGGTTCTGGCCGGGTCGGGCAGCCTGCCGGGCGACGACATGAACGGCATGTACGGGCTGGTGGCGCACACGGTCGAATACCCCGAGGACAAGTCGTGGGTGATCTTCCACATGCGGCCCGAAGCGACGTTTTCCAACGGCACGCCTGTTACGGCAGAGGACGTGGCGTTTTCGCATAACCTGCTGCTGGACCAGGGGTTGAAAAGCTATGCCGACGCCGTGCGCAAGCGTATTCCGAAGGTCGAGGTGCTGGATGAGCACCGGGTCAAGTTCTACTTCGCGGACGGCATTTCGCGCCGCAGCCTGATCGACCAGGTGGGCACGGTGCCGATCTGGTCCAAGGCGTGGTACGAGGAAACCGGCGCGCGGCTGGACGAGCCGCGGCTGGAGATCTCGCCGGGGTCTGGGCCTTATGTGATCGAAGAGGTGGTGCCGAACCGCCGCGTGGTGATCAAGCGCAACCCCGATTACTGGGGCTGGGACCTGCCGATCAACAAGGGCCGGCACAATTTCGATACGATCCGGCTGGAATACTTCGCGGATTCCACCGCTGCCTTCGAGGCGTTCAAGGCGGGCGAGGTGACGTACCGCACCGAGGCCGACCCCAAGCAATGGGCCAGCGCCTATGATTTCCCGGCGGCCAACAAGGGCTGGGTGAAGCTGGAGGCGATCCCGGACGGGTCGCCGCCGCAAATGACGGGCATCGTGTTCAACACCCGGCGCGACGTGCTGCAGGACAAGCGTGTGCGGGAAGCCGTGGCGCTGATGTTCAATTTCGAGTGGACCAACGAGTCGCTGTTTGCCGGGTTTTACGAGCAGCAGCGGTCCTATTCCACCGGCACCCCGCTGGAAGCGACCGGCGTGCCGGAAGGCGGCGAGCTGGAGTTCCTGAATTCGCTGGGCGACGTGGTGCCCGAGGAAGTCAAGACGACCGAGCCGTGGGTGCCGCACACGAGCGATCCCGCGCGCCTGACCTCGCGCAAGAACAAGCGGCAGGCGCTGCGCCTGATGCAGGAGGCGGGTTACACGGTCGGCGACGACGGCAAGATGCGGGGCGAGGACGGCAAGGTGCTGCGGCTCGATTTCCTGCTGAACGCGTCGGGACAGCCCACGGAAAAGGCCGTGGCCGAGAACTTCGTCTCCAACCTTCAGGACCTGGGCATCAATGCGCGGCTGGAGGCTGTCGACAGCGCGCAGTTCACCAAGCGCGAGCGCGACCACGACTATGACCTGGTGTTCGACGGCTATCCGGCGCTGATGGGCACGGGTACGGGCCTTGCCCAGCGGTTCGGGACCGAGGCGGCCGATGGCCTGTTCAATCCCGCCGGGCTGCGCAGCGAGATGGTGGACCGGATCATCGAGGAATCCCTGATGACCGAAAGCCAAGAGGAAGAGGACATGACGATCCGTGCGCTCGACCGGGCGTTGCGGCATGAATTCGTGGTGATCCCCGATGGCTACGCCCCCGATCACTGGGTCGCCTATTGGGACCAGTACGCGCATCCCGAGGAAATTCCGCCCTACCTGCTGGGAACGCTGGACTTCTGGTGGTACGACGCCGAGAAGGCCGAAAAGCTGAGAGAGGCGGGCGCGCTTTGA
- a CDS encoding microcin C ABC transporter permease YejB, with translation MGAYIVRRLLLIVPTLIGIMIINFALVQFLPGGPVEQAIADIQGQGDVFGGFAGGEQDGAVTGNEDDSGYIGSQGLPPEFIAELEAQFGLDKPPLERFLNMLWNYATFDFGESYFRKIDVMDLVLEKMPVSITLGIWTMLLSYLVSIPLGIRKAVKDGSSFDTWTSGIIIAAYAIPAFLFGIMLLVLFAGGSYWQIFPLRGLTSDGWEDMTVIGKVLDYLWHIVLPVTALSIGGFATLTILTKNSFLDEIKKQYVMTARAKGLTERKVLYGHVFRNGMLIVIAGFPGVFVSVFFTGSLLIETIFSLDGLGRLFFEAAIGRDYPVMFATLYLTTLIGLIVALIGDLTYVLIDPRIDFEKRSG, from the coding sequence GTGGGCGCCTATATCGTAAGACGGCTGTTGCTGATCGTCCCGACGCTGATCGGGATCATGATCATCAACTTCGCGCTGGTGCAGTTCCTGCCCGGCGGCCCTGTGGAGCAGGCGATTGCCGACATCCAGGGGCAGGGCGACGTGTTCGGCGGCTTTGCGGGGGGCGAGCAGGATGGAGCCGTCACCGGCAACGAGGATGACAGCGGCTATATCGGCTCGCAGGGCCTGCCGCCGGAGTTCATCGCCGAGCTGGAAGCGCAATTCGGGTTGGACAAGCCGCCGCTGGAGCGGTTTCTGAACATGTTGTGGAACTACGCGACCTTCGATTTCGGAGAGAGCTATTTCCGCAAGATCGACGTGATGGACCTGGTGCTGGAAAAGATGCCGGTCAGTATCACGCTGGGCATCTGGACGATGCTGTTGTCCTATCTCGTGTCGATCCCGCTGGGCATCCGCAAGGCAGTTAAGGACGGCAGCAGTTTCGATACATGGACCAGCGGGATCATCATCGCAGCCTATGCGATTCCGGCGTTTCTCTTCGGGATCATGCTGCTGGTGCTGTTCGCGGGGGGCAGCTACTGGCAGATCTTCCCGCTGCGGGGGCTGACCTCGGACGGGTGGGAGGACATGACCGTGATCGGCAAGGTGCTGGATTACCTGTGGCACATCGTCCTCCCGGTCACCGCGCTGAGCATCGGCGGGTTCGCCACCCTGACAATCCTGACGAAGAATTCGTTCCTCGACGAGATCAAGAAGCAATACGTGATGACCGCGCGGGCCAAGGGCCTGACCGAGCGCAAGGTTTTGTATGGGCACGTCTTCCGCAACGGGATGCTGATCGTGATCGCGGGGTTCCCGGGCGTGTTCGTGAGCGTCTTTTTCACGGGCAGCCTGCTGATCGAGACGATCTTTTCGCTGGATGGTCTGGGGCGGCTCTTTTTCGAGGCCGCCATCGGGCGCGATTACCCGGTGATGTTTGCCACGCTCTACCTGACGACGCTGATCGGGCTGATCGTGGCGCTGATCGGGGATCTGACCTATGTGCTGATCGATCCGCGCATCGACTTCGAGAAGAGGTCGGGCTGA
- a CDS encoding ABC transporter permease has translation MKLNPLNQRRWRNFKRNKRAFWSLIIFALLCVITLPAEFVANDKPLLVKYRDAYYMPIFKFYPETEFGGDFRTEAVYADPEVECLIVSGGLVDCFDDPEGIIEDAQDGEVMGEAIEKGWTLWPLIPYSHDTPVDRPGAAPLPPNEQNLLGTDGTKRDVLAIVIYGFRLAVMFTLVVTFFSSVIGVVAGAVQGYFGGRIDLFFQRFIEIWASTPQLYVIIILFSILPRGFWLLVGIMVAFGWMALVGVVRAEFLRARNFEYVRAAKALGVGNMKIMFRHMLPNAMVATLTFLPFIITGTISLLATLDFLGYGLPSGAPSLGELTLQAKQNLQAPWLAFTAFFTFAIMLSLLVFIFEGVRDAFDPRKTFQ, from the coding sequence ATCAAGCTCAACCCCCTGAATCAGCGTCGCTGGCGCAACTTCAAGCGCAACAAGCGGGCCTTCTGGTCGCTGATCATCTTTGCGCTGCTGTGTGTGATCACCCTGCCCGCCGAGTTCGTGGCGAATGACAAGCCGCTATTGGTGAAGTACCGCGATGCGTATTACATGCCGATCTTCAAGTTCTATCCCGAGACCGAGTTCGGCGGGGATTTCCGGACCGAGGCGGTATATGCCGACCCGGAGGTGGAGTGCCTGATCGTGTCGGGCGGGCTGGTGGATTGCTTCGACGATCCTGAGGGGATCATCGAGGATGCCCAAGACGGCGAGGTGATGGGCGAGGCGATCGAGAAGGGCTGGACGCTTTGGCCGCTTATCCCCTACAGCCACGACACGCCGGTGGACCGGCCCGGAGCGGCGCCCCTGCCGCCCAACGAGCAGAACCTGCTGGGCACGGACGGGACCAAGCGGGACGTGCTGGCGATCGTGATCTACGGCTTCCGGCTGGCGGTGATGTTCACGCTGGTGGTGACGTTCTTTTCGTCAGTCATCGGGGTCGTCGCGGGGGCCGTGCAAGGGTATTTCGGCGGGCGGATCGACCTGTTCTTTCAGAGGTTCATCGAGATCTGGGCGTCTACGCCACAGCTTTACGTGATCATCATCCTGTTCTCCATCCTGCCGAGGGGGTTCTGGCTGCTGGTCGGGATCATGGTGGCGTTCGGGTGGATGGCGCTGGTGGGCGTGGTGCGCGCGGAATTCCTGCGCGCGCGCAATTTCGAATACGTGCGCGCGGCCAAGGCGCTGGGCGTGGGCAACATGAAGATCATGTTCCGCCACATGCTGCCGAACGCGATGGTGGCGACGCTGACATTCCTGCCGTTTATCATCACCGGCACGATCAGCTTGCTGGCGACGTTGGATTTCCTAGGCTACGGCCTGCCTTCGGGGGCGCCGTCATTGGGGGAACTGACGCTTCAGGCCAAGCAGAACCTTCAGGCGCCGTGGCTGGCCTTTACCGCGTTCTTCACCTTCGCGATCATGCTGTCGCTGCTGGTCTTCATCTTTGAAGGCGTGCGCGATGCGTTCGACCCACGGAAGACCTTTCAATGA
- a CDS encoding ABC transporter ATP-binding protein, translating to MSLLEVKDLKVGFRQDGAVTQAVRGVSFSVDRGETVALVGESGSGKSVTALSTVSLLGEGAIVEGSVTYDGQQMIGANDKLLRKVRGNDISFIFQEPMTSLNPLHTLEKQLTESIELHQGLRGAAVRERILELLNRVGIRDPESRLGAYPHQLSGGQRQRVMIAMALSNKPDVLIADEPTTALDVTIQAQILELLAELKREEDMGLLFITHDLGVVERIADRVCVMKDGEIVESGPTEEIFGNPQHEYTKKLLGAAPSGVPEPVPEGAETLVETHGLRIWFPIQKGLLKRTVGHVKAVNEADIEVRRGETLGIVGESGSGKTTLALALMRLIESEGQMRFEGEDMREWSTRKLRRKRSDIQIVFQDPVGSLSPRMTCEQIIAEGLGVHGNPDGRPVRELVAEVMREVELNPETMDRYPHEFSGGQRQRIAIARAMILRPKLVVLDEPTSALDMTVQVQIVDLLRRLQVKYGLTYLFISHDLAVVRAMSHKVVVMKQGDIVEYGASEEIFESPKTEYTKTLLQAALDLTV from the coding sequence ATGAGCCTGCTTGAAGTGAAAGACCTGAAGGTGGGCTTCCGCCAGGATGGCGCGGTGACGCAGGCCGTGCGTGGCGTGTCGTTCAGCGTGGACCGAGGCGAGACCGTTGCTTTGGTAGGCGAGAGCGGGTCGGGCAAGTCGGTGACGGCGCTTTCGACAGTGTCGCTCCTGGGTGAAGGTGCGATTGTCGAGGGCAGCGTCACCTATGACGGGCAGCAGATGATCGGCGCGAATGACAAGCTGCTGCGCAAGGTGCGGGGCAACGACATCAGCTTTATCTTCCAGGAGCCGATGACGAGTTTGAACCCGCTGCACACGCTGGAAAAGCAGCTGACCGAGTCGATCGAGCTGCACCAGGGGCTGCGCGGTGCGGCGGTGCGGGAGCGTATCCTGGAGTTGCTGAACCGCGTGGGCATCCGCGACCCCGAAAGCCGGCTGGGCGCCTATCCGCATCAGCTGTCGGGGGGCCAAAGGCAGCGGGTGATGATCGCCATGGCGCTGTCGAACAAGCCCGATGTGCTGATCGCGGACGAGCCGACGACGGCGCTGGACGTGACGATCCAGGCGCAGATTCTGGAACTGTTGGCGGAACTGAAGCGCGAGGAGGATATGGGGCTCTTGTTCATCACTCATGACCTTGGCGTGGTGGAGCGCATTGCCGACCGGGTCTGCGTGATGAAGGATGGCGAGATCGTCGAGAGCGGACCCACCGAGGAGATATTTGGTAACCCGCAGCATGAGTACACGAAAAAGCTGCTGGGGGCTGCGCCCTCGGGCGTGCCCGAGCCGGTGCCGGAAGGGGCCGAGACGCTGGTCGAGACGCATGGGCTGCGCATTTGGTTTCCGATCCAGAAGGGCCTGTTGAAGCGCACGGTGGGCCATGTGAAGGCGGTGAACGAGGCCGACATCGAGGTGCGCCGGGGCGAGACGCTGGGCATCGTGGGCGAAAGCGGGTCGGGCAAGACCACGCTGGCGCTGGCGCTTATGCGGCTGATCGAATCCGAGGGCCAGATGCGGTTCGAGGGCGAGGACATGCGCGAATGGTCCACTCGCAAGCTGCGGCGCAAACGCTCGGACATTCAGATCGTGTTCCAGGACCCGGTGGGCAGCCTGAGCCCGCGCATGACCTGTGAACAGATCATTGCCGAGGGGCTGGGAGTGCATGGCAACCCCGACGGGCGGCCGGTGCGCGAGTTGGTGGCCGAGGTGATGCGCGAGGTCGAACTGAACCCCGAAACGATGGACCGCTATCCGCACGAGTTTTCCGGTGGGCAGAGGCAGCGGATCGCCATCGCCCGCGCGATGATCCTGCGGCCCAAGCTGGTGGTGCTGGACGAGCCGACGAGTGCGCTGGACATGACGGTGCAGGTACAGATCGTGGATCTCTTGCGCCGGTTACAGGTGAAATACGGGCTGACCTATCTTTTCATAAGCCACGACCTGGCCGTGGTGCGGGCGATGAGCCACAAGGTGGTGGTGATGAAACAGGGCGATATCGTGGAATACGGAGCCTCTGAGGAAATCTTCGAGAGCCCCAAGACCGAGTACACGAAGACCTTGTTGCAGGCGGCGTTGGATCTGACCGTTTAG
- a CDS encoding BMP family protein: MTLMKTLMGAAATLALSAAGALADPALIFDLGGKFDKSFNESAHNGASRWAEETGGSYNEVELQSEAQREQALRRFAENGNNPIVMVGFAFGDILGEVAPDYPDTKFAIIDMVVEEPNVRSVVFNEHEGSYLVGMMAAMASESGTVGFIGGMDIPLIRKFACGYVQGVKAANPDATVIQNMTGTTPAAWNDPVKGSELTKAQISQGADVIYHAAGGTGTGVLQTAADEDVLGIGVDSNQNYLHPGSILTSMVKRVDNAVYDAMSAGEDLETGVNVMGLANDGVAYALDEHNEGLVTADMKEAVDAAAEKIANGELEVHDYMSDNTCPAS; this comes from the coding sequence ATGACACTGATGAAAACCCTCATGGGCGCGGCGGCGACGCTAGCGTTGAGCGCGGCGGGCGCATTGGCCGATCCGGCGCTGATCTTTGATCTTGGCGGCAAGTTCGACAAGTCGTTCAATGAAAGCGCCCATAACGGCGCGTCGCGCTGGGCCGAGGAAACCGGCGGCAGCTATAACGAGGTCGAGCTGCAATCCGAGGCGCAGCGCGAGCAGGCCCTGCGCCGCTTTGCCGAGAACGGCAACAACCCGATCGTGATGGTGGGCTTTGCCTTTGGCGATATCCTTGGCGAGGTGGCGCCGGATTATCCCGACACCAAGTTCGCGATCATCGACATGGTGGTCGAAGAGCCCAACGTGCGCTCGGTCGTGTTCAACGAGCACGAGGGCAGCTACCTTGTGGGGATGATGGCGGCGATGGCGAGCGAGTCCGGCACGGTGGGCTTTATCGGCGGCATGGACATCCCGCTGATCCGCAAGTTCGCCTGCGGCTATGTGCAGGGCGTGAAGGCGGCCAATCCGGACGCGACCGTGATCCAGAACATGACCGGCACGACGCCGGCTGCGTGGAACGACCCGGTGAAGGGATCCGAGCTGACCAAGGCGCAGATCAGCCAAGGGGCTGACGTGATCTATCACGCGGCGGGCGGCACCGGGACGGGCGTATTGCAGACCGCCGCCGATGAGGACGTGCTGGGCATCGGCGTGGACAGCAACCAGAATTACCTGCATCCGGGCAGCATTCTGACCTCGATGGTCAAGCGGGTGGACAATGCCGTTTACGACGCGATGTCGGCGGGTGAGGACCTTGAGACCGGGGTGAATGTCATGGGCCTTGCGAATGACGGCGTGGCCTATGCGCTGGATGAGCATAACGAGGGCCTAGTGACGGCTGACATGAAAGAAGCCGTGGACGCCGCCGCCGAGAAGATCGCGAATGGTGAGCTGGAGGTGCACGACTACATGTCCGACAACACTTGTCCGGCGTCGTAG
- a CDS encoding molecular chaperone GroEL produces the protein MSDSVRRFFNAWGDGDAEARMAVLNDVLAAGVRYADPRLEEALVGTAAVIGYVGQFSQMAPGAIAQIAGIDARDGVIRATVEFIMADGQAQLGQYMIEMDADERLTRLVGFKGTGA, from the coding sequence ATGAGCGACAGCGTCAGACGGTTTTTCAACGCCTGGGGCGACGGCGACGCGGAGGCGCGGATGGCCGTGCTGAATGACGTCTTGGCGGCCGGTGTGCGCTATGCCGACCCGCGGCTGGAGGAGGCGTTGGTCGGGACGGCGGCGGTGATCGGCTATGTGGGACAGTTCTCGCAGATGGCGCCGGGGGCGATTGCTCAGATCGCCGGTATTGACGCCCGCGACGGCGTCATACGGGCGACGGTGGAGTTCATCATGGCGGACGGACAGGCGCAACTTGGGCAATACATGATCGAGATGGACGCGGACGAACGTCTGACCCGGTTGGTGGGCTTCAAGGGCACTGGCGCATGA
- a CDS encoding ABC transporter ATP-binding protein — protein MSVAPAIELQGISKAFGPVQANKDISIKVAPGTIHGIIGENGAGKSTLMSILYGFYKADSGRIFIKGQETRIPDSQAAIAAGIGMVFQHFKLVENFTVLENVILGAEDGALLRPSLAKARRELAALAKEYELNVTPDALIEDIGVGMQQRVEILKALYRQADILILDEPTGVLTPAEADQLFRILARLRDEGKTIILITHKLREIMEITDDVSVMRRGEMVATVRTAETGPEELAELMVGRKVLLRVEKEAARPGDVVLEVENLHVVDGQGVERLRGIDLLVRRGEIVGLAGVAGNGQSELLEVLGGMRPATGRVAVHGVDLPLSGSGADGKARREAGVGHVPEDRQREGLIMAFSAWENSVFGYHRDSAFGGGLLMDNAGILTEASAKMERFDVRPRDAKLSAKHFSGGNQQKIVLAREIERNPDLLLVGQPTRGVDIGAIEFIHSQIIALRDAGKAILLVSVELDEVMALSDRIAVMFDGRIMGERLPGVTDETELGLLMAGIEGRPEDAAAAVQEAQAAQAQEHAEEHGTAHRAGQGGGHG, from the coding sequence ATGAGCGTGGCCCCAGCCATCGAATTGCAGGGAATATCCAAGGCCTTCGGCCCGGTGCAAGCCAACAAGGATATCTCGATCAAGGTGGCCCCGGGCACCATTCACGGGATCATCGGCGAGAACGGGGCGGGAAAGTCGACCCTGATGTCGATCCTCTACGGGTTCTACAAGGCCGATAGCGGCCGGATCTTCATCAAGGGTCAGGAGACACGTATCCCCGACAGCCAGGCAGCGATTGCGGCGGGCATCGGCATGGTGTTCCAGCACTTCAAGCTGGTTGAGAATTTCACTGTGCTGGAGAACGTGATCCTTGGCGCCGAGGATGGGGCGCTGTTGCGCCCGTCGCTTGCGAAGGCGCGGCGGGAACTGGCGGCATTGGCGAAGGAATACGAGCTGAACGTGACGCCCGATGCGCTGATCGAAGATATCGGCGTGGGGATGCAGCAGCGGGTCGAGATCCTGAAGGCGCTTTATCGTCAGGCAGATATCCTGATCCTGGACGAACCCACGGGCGTGCTGACCCCTGCCGAGGCGGATCAGCTGTTTCGTATCCTTGCCCGGCTGCGGGACGAGGGGAAGACGATCATCCTGATCACCCACAAGCTGCGCGAGATCATGGAAATTACCGACGATGTCAGCGTGATGCGGCGCGGCGAGATGGTGGCGACGGTCAGGACCGCCGAGACGGGCCCGGAAGAGTTGGCGGAGCTGATGGTGGGGCGCAAGGTGCTGTTGCGTGTCGAGAAGGAGGCGGCTCGGCCCGGCGACGTGGTGCTGGAGGTCGAGAACCTGCACGTGGTCGATGGGCAGGGGGTGGAGCGGCTGCGCGGCATCGACTTGCTGGTGCGCCGCGGCGAGATCGTGGGGCTGGCTGGGGTCGCCGGCAACGGGCAGTCGGAACTGCTGGAGGTGCTGGGCGGAATGCGACCCGCGACGGGGCGCGTGGCGGTGCACGGTGTGGATCTGCCCTTGTCCGGGAGTGGCGCGGATGGCAAGGCGCGGCGCGAGGCCGGGGTAGGCCACGTGCCCGAGGACCGGCAGCGCGAAGGGCTGATCATGGCGTTTTCTGCGTGGGAAAACAGTGTGTTCGGATATCATAGGGATTCGGCCTTTGGGGGCGGCCTGTTGATGGACAACGCGGGCATCCTGACCGAGGCGTCGGCGAAGATGGAGCGGTTCGACGTGCGGCCGCGCGATGCGAAGCTTTCGGCCAAGCATTTCAGCGGCGGCAACCAGCAGAAGATCGTTCTGGCGCGTGAGATCGAGCGAAACCCGGACCTGCTGTTGGTGGGTCAACCGACGCGGGGTGTGGATATCGGGGCGATCGAGTTCATTCACAGCCAGATCATCGCGCTGCGCGATGCCGGCAAGGCGATCTTGCTGGTCAGCGTGGAACTGGACGAGGTAATGGCGCTGAGCGATCGGATTGCGGTGATGTTCGACGGACGGATCATGGGCGAGCGCCTGCCCGGTGTGACCGACGAGACCGAGCTTGGCCTGCTGATGGCCGGGATCGAGGGGCGGCCCGAGGATGCCGCTGCCGCCGTGCAGGAGGCACAGGCGGCGCAGGCGCAGGAGCACGCGGAAGAACACGGCACGGCGCACAGGGCCGGTCAGGGAGGCGGGCATGGATAG